A section of the Polyodon spathula isolate WHYD16114869_AA chromosome 51, ASM1765450v1, whole genome shotgun sequence genome encodes:
- the LOC121306931 gene encoding 26S proteasome non-ATPase regulatory subunit 4-like: protein MLSAPEDIQLGSQSPPPPLSLSLCSVDNSEYMRNGDFLPTRLQAQQDAVNIVCHTKTRSNPENNVGLITLANPCEVLTTLTPDTGRILSKLHAVTPKGKITFCTGIRVAHLALKHRQGKNHKLRIIAFVGSPVEDSEKDLVKMAKRLKKEKVNVDIINFGEEELNTEKLTSFINTLNGKDGTGSHLVTVPPGPSLADALISSPILAGEGGAMMGLGASDFEFGVDPSADPELALALRVSMEEQRQRQEDEARRAAVTSAAEAGIPTPTGDESDEALLQMAVRQPESSGPGLPDFSSMSEEEQIAYAMQMSLQGSEFGPGDSAAMDTGAAMDTSEPHKEEDDYDVMQDPEFLQSVLENLPGVDPNNEAIRNAMGSLGTPKESGAGGTKKEEEDEDEGKKK, encoded by the exons ATGTTGAGTGCCCCAGAAGACAT TCAACTCGGATCtcagtctccccccccccccctctctctctctctctgcagtgttgatAACAGCGAGTACATGCGCAATGGAGACTTTCTGCCCACCAGGCTGCAGGCGCAGCAGGACGCGGTGAACATCGTGTGCCACACGAAGACACGGAGCAACCCTGAGAACAACGTGGGGCTCATCACCCTCGCCAA cccctgtgagGTGCTGACCACTCTGACCCCCGACACAGGGAGAATCCTATCCAAGCTTCATGCCGTGACACCCAAGGGAAAGATCACATTCTGTACCGGCATTCGAGTGGCTCAT CTGGCTCTGAAACACCGGCAGGGTAAGAATCACAAGCTGAGGATCATCGCGTTTGTGGGGAGTCCAGTGGAAGACAGTGAGAAGgat ttggtgAAAATGGCAAAACGGTTGAAGAAAGAGAAAGTGAACGTGGACATCATCAATTTCGGGGAGGAG GAGCTGAACACGGAGAAGCTGACCTCCTTCATCAACACTCTGAATGGGAAGGATGGGACGGGCTCTCACCTGGTCACCGTGCCCCCGGGTCCCAGCCTGGCCGACGCCCTCATTAGCTCCCCCATTCTGGCCGGGGAGGGGGGTGCCATGATGGGGCTGGGGGCCAGTGACTTCGAATTCGGGGTGGACCCCAGCGCGGACCCCGAGCTCGCTCTG GCTCTGCGCGTGTCGATGGAggagcagaggcagaggcaggagGACGAGGCGCGGAGAGCAGCGGTCACATCCGCAGCAGAGGCAGGAATCCCGACACCCACTGGAGACG agtCGGACGAGGCTCTGTTGCAGATGGCGGTGAGGCAGCCGGAGAGCAGCGGCCCAGGGCTGCCTGACTTCAGCAGCATGAGTGAGGAGGAGCAGATCGCCTACGCCATGCAGATGTCTCTCCAGGGGTCAG agttTGGCCCGGGTGACTCTGCTGCAATGGACACTGGAGCTGCGATGGACACATCGGAGCCACACAag gaGGAGGATGATTACGATGTGATGCAGGACCCCGAGTTTCTGCAGAGCGTCCTGGAGAACCTGCCGGGGGTGGACCCCAACAATGAGGCCATCCGCAACGCCATGGGCTCGCTGGGTACCCCCAAAGAGAGCGGCGCCGGGGGGACCAAGAAAGAGGAGGAGGACGAGGACGAGGGCAAGAAGAAATAA